A single genomic interval of Lathyrus oleraceus cultivar Zhongwan6 chromosome 7, CAAS_Psat_ZW6_1.0, whole genome shotgun sequence harbors:
- the LOC127102585 gene encoding polycomb group protein VERNALIZATION 2-like translates to MSRASHTDLQNEGNGGVKFGPDHPSTTDHLERVDSSVNITGVSIAIPQSSEDPECGKSIHRSDPAFPTKAKKLNADRSDSKNRILLQKRQFFHSHRVQPMAPKQVVSDRDSEDEVDDAVANLEDRRMLDDFVDVSKDEKEFMNLWNSFMKKQRIGYCHKLKTN, encoded by the coding sequence ATGTCTAGAGCATCTCACACTGATTTGCAAAATGAGGGAAATGGCGGGGTAAAATTTGGTCCTGACCATCCTAGCACCACAGATCACCTGGAACGTGTAGATTCTAGTGTTAACATTACAGGTGTTTCAATTGCCATTCCCCAATCTTCTGAGGACCCTGAATGTGGCAAATCAATACATAGAAGTGATCCTGCTTTTCCTACTAAAGCAAAGAAATTAAATGCGGACCGTTCAGACTCAAAGAATCGTATCCTCCTGCAGAAGAGACAATTCTTTCACTCACATAGAGTTCAGCCCATGGCACCAAAACAAGTAGTATCAGATCGTGATAGTGAAGATGAAGTGGATGATGCAGTTGCTAACCTGGAAGATAGAAGGATGCTTGATGATTTTGTGGATGTTTCCAAAGATGAAAAGGAGTTCATGAATTTGTGGAACTCTTTTATGAAAAAACAACGGATCGGATACTGTCACAAATTGAAGACAAACTGA